In Priestia megaterium NBRC 15308 = ATCC 14581, the following proteins share a genomic window:
- the nfsA gene encoding oxygen-insensitive NADPH nitroreductase, producing MNEAIRTIQDHRSIRQYTDEAVSDEHLDTIIQSAQSAASSINGQQVTIISVQDKEKKKKLSELAGNQAWIDQAPLFLIFCADFNRAKIAAELNDAPLGVTDGLESILVGATDAGISLEAATVAAESLGLGTVPIGGIRRKPLEVIELLDLPEYVFPVSGLVVGHPADHSAKKPRLPQAAVHHRESYNHDLKSLIQDYDAEMAEYMKKRTNGADDRNWSQTVSAIYKTIYYPEVRAMLEKQGFKFE from the coding sequence ATGAATGAAGCAATTCGTACAATTCAAGATCATCGTTCTATCCGTCAGTATACAGACGAAGCAGTAAGTGACGAGCATTTAGATACGATTATTCAATCTGCTCAGTCAGCCGCTTCTTCTATTAATGGACAGCAAGTGACTATTATTAGCGTCCAAGATAAAGAAAAGAAGAAAAAACTTTCAGAGCTTGCCGGCAACCAAGCGTGGATCGACCAAGCTCCTCTATTTTTAATCTTTTGTGCAGATTTTAATCGTGCTAAGATTGCAGCTGAACTTAACGATGCCCCCCTTGGCGTAACCGATGGGCTTGAATCAATTTTAGTCGGGGCAACTGATGCTGGAATTTCTTTAGAAGCCGCAACAGTTGCAGCAGAATCACTCGGTTTAGGTACAGTCCCAATCGGAGGAATTCGCAGAAAACCACTAGAAGTCATTGAACTGCTCGATTTACCGGAATACGTATTCCCAGTAAGTGGTCTTGTGGTTGGACATCCGGCAGATCATTCTGCGAAAAAGCCTCGATTGCCACAAGCTGCTGTGCACCATCGTGAAAGCTATAATCACGACTTAAAGTCATTGATTCAAGACTATGATGCTGAAATGGCAGAGTATATGAAAAAGAGAACAAACGGTGCTGATGACCGCAACTGGTCACAAACTGTATCAGCTATTTATAAAACCATTTATTATCCAGAAGTTCGAGCGATGCTTGAAAAACAAGGATTTAAATTCGAATAA
- a CDS encoding DUF4397 domain-containing protein has protein sequence MKRLFVMVAVIAFLALSRMLVFAAETPPAADERTAQNAEVRIVHASPDAPAVDIFVDDKALVEGAKFKDVANSLPLAAGSHKVEVYEAKTKGTKDSIIEATLVVDGGKSYTVAAVNKAENLELQAFTNNKQGMDGKASLRVAHLSPDAPAVNVGPKGAAPLFKDLSFKSISGYQVVNPGSYDLSVSTADGKEILNLPGTNLQSGKNYTVLAVNTADKLETIVLQDN, from the coding sequence ATGAAACGACTATTCGTAATGGTAGCAGTGATTGCCTTCTTGGCACTTAGCCGCATGTTAGTATTTGCCGCTGAAACACCTCCTGCTGCAGATGAGCGAACAGCTCAAAATGCAGAAGTTCGCATCGTTCATGCTTCACCGGATGCTCCGGCTGTAGACATTTTTGTGGATGACAAAGCTTTAGTAGAAGGAGCAAAGTTTAAAGATGTCGCCAACTCTTTGCCTTTGGCAGCCGGTTCTCATAAAGTAGAAGTATACGAAGCGAAGACAAAAGGAACAAAAGATTCCATCATCGAAGCTACCCTTGTTGTAGACGGTGGAAAATCGTATACAGTGGCCGCTGTAAATAAAGCAGAAAACCTTGAACTACAGGCTTTCACGAATAATAAGCAAGGAATGGATGGAAAAGCAAGCTTACGTGTTGCTCATTTATCTCCTGATGCTCCTGCGGTAAACGTAGGTCCTAAAGGTGCTGCTCCTTTATTTAAAGATCTGTCTTTTAAAAGCATTTCAGGTTATCAAGTAGTAAATCCGGGTTCGTATGATCTATCTGTTTCCACGGCAGATGGAAAAGAAATACTAAATCTTCCTGGAACAAATCTTCAAAGTGGTAAAAACTATACGGTTCTCGCAGTAAATACTGCTGACAAGCTTGAGACCATTGTTTTACAAGATAATTAA
- a CDS encoding GrpB family protein yields the protein MRKIVQYETKWSLLYQMEKEALLNTLKDFSVDIEHIGSTSVPGLAGSPIVDILIGVKREEDINEVRAILKNKSHVYVAEKEMFVLLKEGVPAAHYPPIMTAKNARKLIPHDARRSHVYVTVSESPYWNERINFREQLRSNERARKKYEGMKYELSKRLWNDISTYEYKKEEFIQRSL from the coding sequence ATGCGAAAGATTGTTCAGTATGAAACAAAGTGGTCGCTTTTGTATCAAATGGAAAAAGAAGCGTTGCTTAATACACTAAAAGATTTTTCAGTAGACATCGAACATATTGGAAGCACGTCCGTTCCAGGATTGGCTGGTTCACCAATCGTTGATATTTTAATCGGAGTCAAACGCGAAGAAGATATAAATGAAGTGCGCGCTATATTAAAAAATAAATCTCACGTATATGTAGCGGAAAAAGAGATGTTTGTCTTATTAAAAGAAGGCGTTCCAGCTGCACACTACCCTCCAATTATGACAGCTAAAAATGCCCGTAAGCTCATTCCACATGATGCGAGAAGAAGTCATGTGTACGTAACGGTCAGTGAATCACCTTACTGGAACGAACGAATTAATTTCAGGGAGCAGTTACGCTCGAACGAACGTGCTAGAAAAAAATATGAAGGTATGAAATACGAGCTTTCAAAACGACTGTGGAACGATATTTCTACCTATGAGTACAAAAAAGAGGAATTCATTCAGCGCAGTCTATAA
- a CDS encoding SH3 domain-containing protein — MNKKHVMYTAVSSVLLSSSLLLHSIDADAAESAKVTATSLNVRATPSTSGAIVGKITKGNTVDIVDESKGWAKITYNGKEAWISSQYINKTQINSTSTANSTSKSAVVNASSLNVRSSASTSASIVTNLPRNAKVTVVKESGSWSQIKTASGQTGWVASQYLQASSGSSAPDNDSGSTTSKSAVVNASSLNVRSSASTSASIVTNLPRNSKVTVVKESGSWSQIKTASGKTGWVASQYLQTGSGQSSQTAQSIQITKASNLRTQPSLSAGIIRVAKAGERFKKVNETNDWVQIQYSASQTAWVSKGLTAAADSTTSASLPSSSAALKDKIIVVDAGHGGYDPGTSGKSSIEKNLALTTAKLVASRLANAGANVFMTRSNDTFISLSGRVNVSEAKHADAFISIHYNASTSSSANGIASFYYSESKDKELAKYIQESMAENAPSMKDMGVRFGDYYVTRENNQRAVLLELGFFKCSR, encoded by the coding sequence ATGAATAAAAAACATGTCATGTACACAGCCGTTTCTTCTGTTCTTTTAAGCTCTTCATTGCTTTTGCATTCAATTGATGCAGATGCAGCTGAATCGGCCAAAGTAACTGCTACATCGTTAAATGTACGTGCAACGCCTAGTACAAGCGGTGCTATCGTTGGAAAAATAACGAAGGGAAACACCGTTGATATAGTAGATGAAAGCAAAGGATGGGCTAAAATTACCTATAACGGTAAAGAAGCTTGGATTTCATCTCAATACATAAATAAAACGCAAATAAACAGTACGTCTACCGCAAATTCGACATCGAAGTCAGCGGTCGTTAATGCGAGCTCATTAAACGTTCGCTCTTCTGCAAGCACAAGCGCATCCATCGTGACAAACTTACCGCGAAATGCAAAAGTAACGGTGGTAAAAGAAAGCGGGTCTTGGTCCCAGATTAAAACGGCAAGCGGTCAAACGGGCTGGGTGGCAAGTCAGTACCTACAAGCAAGCTCCGGTTCTTCTGCGCCAGATAACGATTCTGGCTCTACAACATCGAAGTCAGCGGTCGTTAATGCCAGCTCATTAAACGTTCGTTCTTCTGCGAGCACAAGCGCGTCCATTGTGACGAACTTACCGCGCAATTCGAAAGTAACGGTGGTAAAAGAAAGCGGATCCTGGTCCCAGATTAAAACAGCAAGCGGCAAAACAGGCTGGGTAGCAAGTCAGTACTTACAAACAGGTTCTGGACAGTCTTCACAAACAGCCCAGTCGATTCAAATTACAAAAGCTTCAAATTTACGCACTCAGCCGAGCTTAAGTGCTGGAATTATCCGTGTAGCAAAAGCAGGTGAAAGATTCAAAAAAGTAAACGAAACGAATGACTGGGTGCAAATTCAGTATTCTGCCAGTCAAACAGCATGGGTATCAAAAGGGTTAACAGCTGCGGCTGATTCTACAACTTCAGCTAGTTTGCCTTCCTCATCTGCTGCTTTAAAAGATAAAATTATTGTAGTAGACGCTGGGCACGGCGGATATGATCCTGGCACGTCAGGCAAGTCATCGATTGAGAAAAATTTAGCGTTAACAACAGCAAAACTTGTGGCAAGCCGCTTAGCTAATGCTGGAGCAAATGTATTTATGACGCGTTCAAACGATACTTTTATTTCACTGAGCGGACGGGTGAATGTTAGTGAAGCAAAGCATGCAGATGCATTTATCAGCATTCACTATAACGCGTCTACTTCATCTTCTGCAAACGGCATCGCATCATTTTATTACAGTGAATCTAAAGATAAAGAATTAGCAAAATACATTCAAGAAAGCATGGCTGAAAACGCGCCTTCTATGAAGGATATGGGGGTTCGTTTTGGAGATTATTATGTTACTCGAGAAAATAACCAGCGGGCTGTACTTCTTGAATTAGGCTTTTTCAAATGCTCACGATGA
- the rpsN gene encoding 30S ribosomal protein S14 gives MAKKSKVVKEQKRQEMVAKYAQLRQELKEKGDYEALKKLPRDSSPTRLNNRCRVTGRPRGYLRKFEMSRIAFRELAYKGQIPGVKKASW, from the coding sequence TTGGCTAAAAAATCAAAAGTGGTAAAAGAACAAAAACGTCAAGAGATGGTAGCGAAGTATGCGCAATTACGCCAAGAGCTGAAGGAAAAAGGAGATTACGAAGCGTTAAAAAAATTGCCTAGAGATTCTTCACCAACGCGCTTAAATAATCGCTGCCGCGTTACCGGTCGTCCGCGAGGCTATCTTAGAAAATTTGAAATGTCACGCATCGCGTTTAGGGAATTGGCCTACAAAGGACAAATTCCAGGAGTCAAAAAAGCAAGCTGGTAG
- a CDS encoding AbrB/MazE/SpoVT family DNA-binding domain-containing protein — MKSTGIVRKVDDLGRIVIPKELRRVLEIDVKDPVEIFVETDRIILKKYEPNGACAITGEVSSDNVTIADGKLTLSREGMELLLEELKQRNF; from the coding sequence ATGAAATCGACTGGTATTGTAAGAAAAGTAGATGATTTAGGTCGTATCGTAATTCCTAAAGAGTTAAGACGTGTTCTTGAAATAGATGTAAAAGATCCTGTTGAAATTTTTGTCGAAACAGATCGAATTATTTTAAAGAAATATGAGCCGAACGGTGCTTGTGCGATTACTGGCGAAGTATCTTCTGACAACGTAACAATCGCAGATGGCAAATTAACTTTAAGCCGCGAAGGTATGGAGTTATTACTTGAAGAATTAAAACAACGTAATTTCTAA
- a CDS encoding DinB family protein, whose amino-acid sequence MTVEQITHHFLAHRNVTNELINKIEAGHYEYKPAPTSMSAFDLSTHILTSFYAFASVVKSGDLSPLGQKADFRGKSLSDLAAEYTQKTVDVLRSLSEDDLNKTIDATAAFGRKLPGSQLLQMAIDHEIHHKGNLYVYVREMGHTDLPLFVQFG is encoded by the coding sequence ATGACAGTTGAACAAATTACTCATCACTTTTTAGCACATCGAAATGTAACTAATGAATTAATCAACAAAATTGAGGCAGGTCACTATGAATACAAGCCTGCCCCGACATCTATGTCCGCTTTTGACTTATCTACGCATATTTTAACATCCTTTTATGCATTTGCATCAGTGGTAAAATCCGGTGATTTATCGCCACTTGGTCAAAAAGCTGATTTTAGGGGTAAGTCATTATCGGACCTTGCAGCTGAATATACCCAAAAAACAGTAGACGTATTACGTTCACTTAGCGAAGATGATTTAAACAAAACAATTGACGCCACTGCAGCGTTTGGAAGAAAGCTTCCTGGAAGTCAACTTTTACAAATGGCCATTGACCATGAAATTCATCATAAAGGAAATTTATACGTCTACGTACGTGAGATGGGTCATACGGATCTTCCTCTATTTGTTCAGTTTGGTTAA
- a CDS encoding class I SAM-dependent methyltransferase codes for MSQTVNQQKIAQVYHLPFVSSFGGSAMNLLSPQAGEHILDIGCGTGEFISQLHKLHVLATGIDCSENMIEQARHQYPTLSFEQLNALNLPYYEQFDAVFSNATLHDIRPPHLVIKNIYNALKPNGRFVAEFWGKGNMDEIFTEIIRQFKTFDIPYNDGDFPWYFPSVAEYSSLLESQNFQVTTAIHYSRPFLLKGENGLRNWLETNAAPLFAHVTTETKNVLITRLENRMQDKLFQNGSWLAEAKHIRVHAVKRD; via the coding sequence ATGAGTCAAACTGTTAACCAACAAAAAATTGCTCAAGTGTATCATCTTCCGTTTGTTTCTTCATTTGGAGGAAGTGCTATGAACCTTCTTTCTCCTCAAGCTGGCGAACATATTTTAGATATTGGCTGCGGCACTGGCGAATTTATTTCGCAGCTTCATAAGCTTCATGTCCTTGCAACGGGCATCGATTGCTCTGAAAATATGATTGAACAAGCTCGTCATCAGTACCCAACTCTATCCTTTGAACAGTTAAATGCCCTTAACCTTCCTTATTACGAACAATTTGACGCAGTTTTTTCAAATGCAACTTTACACGACATCCGTCCCCCTCACCTTGTCATTAAAAACATTTACAATGCTTTAAAACCAAACGGCCGATTTGTAGCAGAATTTTGGGGAAAGGGAAACATGGATGAAATTTTTACAGAAATCATCCGTCAATTTAAAACGTTTGATATCCCTTATAACGATGGAGATTTCCCATGGTACTTTCCTTCTGTAGCTGAATATTCTTCTCTTTTGGAATCACAGAATTTTCAAGTCACCACGGCTATTCACTACAGCCGTCCCTTTTTGTTAAAAGGGGAAAATGGCTTGCGTAATTGGCTGGAAACAAATGCAGCCCCTCTTTTTGCTCACGTGACGACAGAAACTAAAAATGTCCTCATTACGCGCTTAGAAAATCGAATGCAAGACAAACTATTTCAAAATGGATCTTGGCTAGCAGAAGCTAAACATATACGTGTACATGCTGTAAAACGAGATTAA
- a CDS encoding FHA domain-containing protein, whose product MNGMLIIRNGAPFYEGASVPIPKDKACIIGRSSEEWEPYLAFQSAYISRKHFEVTNESNAFFITDLFSKHGTKVNGEELQPGTPRLLKEQDVITLANEEATLVFRNDDMDATLDLGPLLKQINKPFYTLDPILQKVKVKEETYILSDKEYACLAYLLEYNNQFVSKEALKKSVWPERVESNGEILVAAEELNALIYRVRKKIGTYLEIEVIRGKGYWLHFNENGRE is encoded by the coding sequence ATGAACGGTATGTTGATTATTCGGAACGGTGCTCCTTTTTATGAAGGAGCTTCCGTGCCTATTCCAAAAGATAAAGCCTGTATTATCGGACGAAGCAGTGAAGAATGGGAGCCTTATCTGGCCTTTCAAAGTGCTTACATTTCACGCAAGCATTTTGAAGTAACGAACGAAAGCAATGCCTTTTTCATTACAGACTTGTTTAGTAAACACGGGACAAAAGTAAACGGAGAAGAGTTACAGCCTGGAACCCCTCGTTTATTGAAAGAGCAGGATGTCATTACCTTAGCAAATGAGGAGGCAACTTTAGTATTTAGAAATGATGATATGGATGCAACCCTTGATTTAGGACCTTTGCTAAAACAAATAAATAAGCCATTTTACACATTAGATCCAATTTTGCAGAAAGTAAAAGTAAAAGAGGAAACGTATATTCTGTCAGATAAAGAATACGCGTGCTTAGCTTATCTTCTAGAATACAACAATCAATTTGTTTCAAAAGAAGCATTAAAAAAAAGCGTTTGGCCTGAACGAGTAGAGTCAAATGGAGAAATTCTAGTAGCAGCAGAAGAGCTGAATGCGCTGATTTACCGGGTTCGCAAAAAAATAGGAACATATTTAGAAATCGAAGTGATTCGAGGAAAAGGATATTGGCTGCACTTTAACGAAAATGGACGTGAATAG
- the cobT gene encoding nicotinate-nucleotide--dimethylbenzimidazole phosphoribosyltransferase translates to MINIYIPALQTSAGEKAARYIDTLTKPIGSLGRLEEIAVELAAMTGEVFPTVTPPGVLVFAGDHGIVKEGVSAYPQDVTAQMALNFLQGGAAINVFSQQIDAQFKLIDIGIASDLSHKDLVQRKVKLGTASFYKEDAMTRSEAELAVQVGYEEAEELIAQGIKCLILGEMGIGNTTSSTAILAVLTGEKVSKLAGMGTGISDEQLRHKVNVIEEALQNRHINPQDPIDIISKIGGLEIAGMTGAMLAAAAHRIPILVDGFICTVAALLATEINTQARDYMFASHESVEQGHACAMKLLGKKPLLNLNLRLGEGSGAAVTFPLLHSASLMIANMATFESAGVSEKE, encoded by the coding sequence ATGATAAACATTTATATTCCAGCGCTTCAAACAAGCGCTGGTGAAAAAGCGGCACGCTATATTGATACATTAACCAAACCGATAGGAAGCCTTGGAAGACTCGAAGAAATAGCAGTGGAATTAGCGGCCATGACCGGGGAAGTTTTTCCGACAGTCACGCCGCCAGGAGTCCTCGTTTTTGCAGGCGATCATGGAATTGTAAAAGAAGGAGTTTCAGCTTATCCGCAAGATGTAACGGCACAAATGGCGCTGAATTTTTTACAGGGAGGAGCAGCTATTAACGTGTTTAGTCAGCAAATAGATGCCCAGTTCAAACTGATTGACATCGGCATTGCTTCTGACCTTTCCCATAAAGACCTTGTACAACGCAAAGTGAAGCTGGGCACAGCAAGTTTTTATAAAGAAGACGCGATGACGCGCAGTGAGGCAGAACTGGCTGTTCAAGTCGGATATGAAGAAGCTGAAGAGCTTATTGCCCAAGGAATTAAATGTTTGATTTTAGGAGAAATGGGCATCGGAAATACTACGTCAAGCACGGCTATTTTAGCTGTATTGACAGGAGAAAAAGTCTCTAAGCTTGCAGGAATGGGCACAGGGATTTCTGACGAACAACTGCGCCACAAAGTGAACGTGATTGAAGAAGCGCTGCAAAACAGGCACATTAACCCTCAGGATCCAATTGATATTATTAGTAAAATAGGGGGTCTTGAAATTGCAGGGATGACAGGTGCTATGCTGGCGGCAGCTGCTCACCGTATTCCTATTTTAGTAGATGGTTTTATTTGTACAGTTGCAGCCCTTCTAGCAACAGAAATCAATACACAAGCAAGAGACTATATGTTTGCTAGTCACGAATCTGTTGAACAAGGTCATGCGTGTGCAATGAAGCTTCTTGGCAAGAAACCGCTCCTCAACCTCAATCTTCGTTTAGGTGAGGGAAGTGGAGCTGCTGTTACATTTCCACTGCTGCACTCAGCTTCACTGATGATTGCCAATATGGCCACATTTGAATCTGCGGGAGTGTCTGAGAAAGAATAA
- a CDS encoding YitT family protein produces MTTKQHKKEKAGRLIYRYIMMLIGASLAAVSIELFLVPNSVIDGGIIGISLILVYLTKLPFSLLIIIFNLPFLYSGYKQIGRNFCFSSMFAVVALSIVESQLHHVPAVTSEPLLATVFGGLLLGAGVGTVIRHGGALDGTEILGILLTKKIPFSVGEFVMFLNIFIFAWAGFVLGWEQAMYSILTYYIASKTIDAIIQGLDETKAAFIVSNHYEELSDAITHRLGRGVTKLYGKGGFEGTEKEVIYVVVTRLEITKLKTIISEIDPHAFTTIMDTQEAQGGKFKSAIH; encoded by the coding sequence ATGACAACGAAACAGCACAAAAAGGAAAAGGCAGGTCGGCTCATTTATCGCTATATTATGATGTTAATTGGGGCTTCCTTGGCTGCCGTTTCTATCGAATTATTTTTAGTCCCAAATTCTGTAATTGATGGCGGTATTATCGGTATTTCTCTAATTTTAGTGTACTTAACGAAATTGCCGTTCAGTCTTCTTATCATCATCTTTAATCTCCCTTTTTTATATAGTGGATACAAACAAATTGGTCGTAACTTCTGCTTTTCATCTATGTTTGCAGTTGTTGCTTTATCCATTGTAGAATCTCAGTTGCACCATGTTCCAGCTGTAACATCTGAACCGCTTCTTGCTACTGTATTTGGCGGACTGCTGTTAGGAGCAGGTGTAGGAACGGTCATTCGTCACGGTGGAGCGTTAGACGGAACTGAGATTTTAGGTATTTTATTAACAAAAAAAATCCCGTTTTCTGTGGGCGAATTTGTGATGTTTTTAAATATCTTCATTTTCGCTTGGGCAGGGTTTGTGCTAGGGTGGGAACAGGCTATGTACTCGATCCTTACGTACTATATTGCTTCTAAAACAATCGATGCGATTATTCAAGGGCTTGATGAAACAAAAGCAGCTTTTATAGTTTCAAATCACTATGAAGAGCTATCAGACGCTATTACACATCGTTTAGGCCGCGGCGTGACGAAACTGTATGGTAAAGGCGGATTTGAAGGTACAGAAAAAGAAGTCATATACGTAGTTGTGACGCGTTTGGAAATTACCAAGCTTAAAACCATTATTTCCGAAATAGATCCACATGCCTTTACAACCATTATGGATACCCAAGAAGCGCAGGGCGGCAAATTCAAATCAGCCATCCACTAA
- a CDS encoding GNAT family N-acetyltransferase encodes MVVIRQAVETDRERLATLMQEYIVKFCEQPAPSRKALTLHIKRLLNNPSYGIQFVAELEGKLVGFATVYLSWSTYYFKETAILKDLYVSPLNRGNKIGERLFKICLAYSQKYEFAGMTAECSSENKVAQNLYQKMNGKENAGVQYRFF; translated from the coding sequence ATGGTTGTCATTCGACAGGCGGTTGAAACTGATCGAGAGCGACTGGCTACGTTAATGCAAGAATATATAGTAAAATTCTGTGAGCAGCCTGCCCCTTCCCGGAAAGCTTTAACTTTACATATTAAGCGCTTATTGAATAATCCTTCCTATGGTATCCAGTTTGTTGCTGAATTGGAAGGGAAACTAGTAGGTTTTGCGACGGTGTACCTATCGTGGAGCACCTATTATTTTAAAGAAACAGCCATCTTAAAAGACTTGTACGTATCTCCTTTAAACAGAGGAAATAAAATTGGTGAACGTTTGTTTAAGATCTGCCTGGCCTATTCTCAAAAGTATGAGTTTGCAGGGATGACCGCTGAGTGCAGCAGTGAAAATAAAGTGGCTCAAAACCTTTATCAAAAAATGAACGGTAAAGAAAATGCAGGGGTTCAATACCGTTTTTTTTAA
- a CDS encoding MFS transporter: protein MKNRSVLFLWFGQSQANLADVLYIVALISILYAQNSSPVLLSCIPFTITTAKFLSSFIVPFLIDRYRAKRILVVSQLLKTSVLSMFFLGHMSLISMLCCVALIAFFDGWAAPVQSSMLPHLVDKEKLLKWNSMFNVTDQMIQIAAYPLGSFLIISWDATGLLWLSFSLFSLSIVFMQAIRINAHSSKTKQKQGLKEGWKLIWHYPRLRVLLVMEVLEGMAAGVWASAIVYVFVKEILNKNEAWWGYINSSFFVGTVLGGFVLLKISVEQEKSLYHIVTLGSLLSGFFTLLFGVMPAPFLSLLLSFAIGIALQISATCSYTLTQTAVPLEKLSKVLSATLSVSYVTFGLSVLLLGAVASLNVTAAFLTAGGLIVISGCVGLFLRNYALAN from the coding sequence GTGAAAAATCGTTCCGTACTTTTTTTATGGTTTGGCCAAAGTCAAGCCAATTTAGCAGATGTATTATATATTGTTGCGTTAATCAGCATTCTTTATGCTCAAAATAGTTCTCCTGTGCTGCTTTCATGCATTCCATTTACCATTACGACTGCTAAGTTTTTGAGCAGTTTTATTGTGCCTTTTCTTATAGATCGCTACAGGGCTAAGCGTATTCTTGTTGTGTCTCAACTGTTAAAAACCAGTGTTTTATCTATGTTTTTCTTGGGGCATATGTCGCTTATTAGCATGCTGTGCTGCGTGGCGCTTATTGCTTTTTTCGATGGGTGGGCAGCTCCGGTTCAAAGCTCTATGCTTCCTCATTTAGTAGATAAAGAGAAGCTGTTGAAATGGAACAGTATGTTTAATGTCACTGATCAAATGATTCAAATTGCAGCCTATCCGCTTGGAAGCTTTCTGATCATTAGCTGGGATGCTACTGGCCTTTTATGGCTGTCATTTTCGTTATTCAGTTTGTCAATCGTATTTATGCAGGCTATTCGCATTAACGCTCATTCTTCTAAAACGAAGCAAAAACAAGGGTTAAAAGAGGGATGGAAGCTAATTTGGCATTATCCGCGCCTGCGGGTTTTATTAGTCATGGAGGTTTTAGAAGGGATGGCTGCCGGCGTTTGGGCATCAGCAATTGTCTACGTGTTTGTGAAAGAGATATTAAATAAAAATGAAGCTTGGTGGGGATATATCAACAGCAGTTTTTTTGTTGGAACGGTTCTTGGAGGTTTCGTTTTGTTGAAGATTTCAGTTGAACAAGAGAAAAGTCTTTATCATATCGTAACACTAGGCAGTCTTTTATCAGGTTTCTTTACATTATTGTTCGGAGTGATGCCTGCTCCTTTTCTTTCACTTTTACTTAGTTTTGCTATTGGCATTGCCCTTCAAATAAGCGCTACATGTTCTTACACGCTTACACAAACAGCCGTTCCTTTAGAAAAGCTTTCTAAGGTACTTTCCGCTACGCTTAGCGTTTCATATGTGACGTTTGGGCTTTCGGTGCTACTGCTTGGAGCTGTTGCTTCGCTAAATGTAACGGCGGCGTTTCTAACAGCAGGAGGACTGATTGTAATCAGCGGCTGTGTAGGTTTATTCTTGCGAAATTATGCGCTTGCTAACTAA
- a CDS encoding YitT family protein, with protein sequence MVSICCGSLLIGLGLNGFIAPYHLLDGGLIGFGLIVYYVFGTPIGLSIFFLNVPVYLYAFFRHRQNFFYGSIGLFVSFFMTEWLSILEGTLELPLLFSSLLGGALVGMGIGLMLRYGISSDGLDLIAIIVSKKWKINIGITIFILDSTIMIVGLHIIGFTAFCYSMLVITMSSIMIMLFTSPRWLSS encoded by the coding sequence GTGGTTTCGATTTGCTGTGGCAGCTTATTAATTGGACTAGGGCTAAACGGATTTATTGCTCCGTATCACTTACTAGACGGTGGACTTATAGGATTTGGGCTTATCGTATACTATGTGTTTGGAACTCCTATCGGACTGTCCATTTTCTTTTTGAATGTACCTGTCTATTTATATGCTTTTTTTCGTCATCGTCAAAACTTTTTTTACGGAAGTATAGGTTTATTTGTTTCTTTTTTTATGACAGAATGGCTGTCTATTCTCGAAGGTACGCTAGAGCTTCCTTTGCTCTTTAGCTCATTGCTTGGAGGCGCACTCGTAGGGATGGGAATAGGACTGATGCTTCGCTACGGCATCAGCTCGGATGGGCTTGATTTAATTGCCATTATTGTATCGAAAAAATGGAAAATCAATATAGGAATAACCATTTTTATCTTAGACAGTACGATTATGATAGTGGGCTTACATATTATCGGATTTACTGCTTTTTGCTACTCCATGCTTGTTATTACGATGAGCAGCATAATGATTATGCTTTTTACTTCTCCGCGATGGCTGTCTTCATAA